ACAATCAATTCAAGATAGTAAGCCGAGAAAACAACAGAATAATTATAAACATTGACGATAATCATATCAATTCGTTAATATACGCCTTATCAAGATCCAAATTTAAAGGTTTTAATCATCTAAAAGAAACTTTGGAAGAATACTTTATGAAATATTACAAAGAAGACAAGGACTTTGGAGGGGTTGCCTGATGGAAACAGTAATACAAATAAAAAACCTTACCAAAGATTATGGCTGGGGCAGAGGCGTTTTTGATATTAACTTAAACATTTACAAAGGCGAAATGCTCGGATTTGTCGGCGCCAATGGAGCGGGCAAGACCACGACCATAAGGAATATTATGGGTTTTTTGAAGCCCGACCAAGGCCAAATAACGATTAACGGGCTTGATGCTTGGAAAGACAGCGAAAAGACCAAAAAATTTATCGGCTATGTCCCTGGAGAAATCGCCTTTCCTGACTTGAAGACAGGGAAAGAATTTATAAAATCCCAAGCTGAGTTTTTGGGCTTAAAAGAATTGTCATACGCTAACTTCTTAATCCATAAATTACAGCTTGACCCTAGAGCCAATTTAAAACGAATGAGCAAGGGAATGAAACAAAAAACCGCTATTGTCGCGGCTTTGATGGCCGATCCCGAAATTTTGATTTTGGACGAGGCCTTGACGGGTCTTGACCCGCTTATGAGAGAATCTTTTATAGAGATATTAAAGCATGAAAAAGAAAAGGGCAAGACAATTTTGATTAGCTCTCATTTGTATGAAGAACTCGAAAAAATTTGCGACAGAGTAGCTCTAATAAACAAAGGAAAGCTTATCGCTGTCGCGGATATGAATGAAATTAAAAACAGGGAGATTGCAGAATTCAAAATTGAATTTAACAATAAACAAGATTATATCAATTTCAAAAAATTAAATTATCAAATTATTAGAGACCAGCAAAAATATAGCCAAGTCACGATATCTATTAAAAAGAACGACATTAACAAATTATTTATGGATTTAAGACCGTTTAATGTAAAATTTATCGTCGAGATAAAATACACATTAGAAAAATATTTTAGCGAGATTATAAAAAAGGAGAAAAAACATGATAAGCAAACCGTTGTTTAAACAATCTTGCAAAGCTAACGCCGGGACATGGGTTTTTGTTTCAGCTGTTACTTGCGCAATGCTTATTATAA
This window of the Clostridiales bacterium genome carries:
- a CDS encoding ABC transporter ATP-binding protein — its product is METVIQIKNLTKDYGWGRGVFDINLNIYKGEMLGFVGANGAGKTTTIRNIMGFLKPDQGQITINGLDAWKDSEKTKKFIGYVPGEIAFPDLKTGKEFIKSQAEFLGLKELSYANFLIHKLQLDPRANLKRMSKGMKQKTAIVAALMADPEILILDEALTGLDPLMRESFIEILKHEKEKGKTILISSHLYEELEKICDRVALINKGKLIAVADMNEIKNREIAEFKIEFNNKQDYINFKKLNYQIIRDQQKYSQVTISIKKNDINKLFMDLRPFNVKFIVEIKYTLEKYFSEIIKKEKKHDKQTVV